A stretch of the Notamacropus eugenii isolate mMacEug1 chromosome 2, mMacEug1.pri_v2, whole genome shotgun sequence genome encodes the following:
- the LIMK1 gene encoding LIM domain kinase 1 isoform X3 — MRLMLLCCTWREERMGEEEGSDLPVCSSCGQSIYDGQYLQALNADWHSDCFRCCECGTSLSHQYYEKDGQLYCKKDYWSRYGESCHGCSEQITKGLVMVAGDQKYHPECFICLTCGAFIGDGDTYALVERSKLYCGHCYYQMVVTPVIEQILPDSPGSRLPHTVTLVSIPASADGKRGLSVSIDPAFGQQGCGSEHSHTVRVRGVDPDCISPDVKNSIHIGDRILEINGTPIRNVPLDEIDLLIQETSRLLQLTIEHDPHDVLAHGTAPEASPLADLRSPLCSPARTPNTEAGGPVRQRPVLRSCSIDKSPCGSSLGSPASQRKDLGRSESLRVVSRTHRIFRPSDLIHGEVLGKGCFGQAIKVTHRETGEVMVMKELIRFDEETQRTFLKEVKVMRCLEHPNVLKFIGVLYKDKRLNFITEYIKGGTLRGIIKSMNKNVVVADFGLARLMVDEKNQPDQLKSLKKPDRKKRYTVVGNPYWMAPEMINGHSYDEKVDVFSFGIVLCEIIGRVNADPDYLPRTMDFGLNVRGFLDRYCPPNCPPSFFPITVRCCDLDPEKRPSFVKLEQWLETLRMHLDIHLPLGPQLEQLDKGFWETHRRGESGLPMHPEVPD, encoded by the exons ATGAGGTTGATGCTCCTGTGCTGCACCTGGAGGGAAGAACGtatgggagaggaggaag GAAGTGATCTGCCCGTGTGTTCAAGCTGTGGCCAGAGCATCTATGATGGGCAGTACCTCCAGGCCCTGAATGCTGACTGGCATTCTGACTGCTTCAG GTGCTGTGAGTGTGGCACCTCTCTCTCCCACCAGTACTATGAAAAGGATGGGCAGCTGTACTGTAAGAAGGACTATTGGTCCCGCTATGGCGAGTCATGCCATGGCTGCTCCGAGCAGATCACCAAAGGGCTGGTCATG GTGGCAGGGGACCAGAAATACCATCCTGAATGTTTCATCTGTCTCACATGTGGGGCCTTCATCGGAGATGGGGATACTTATGCTCTGGTGGAACGATCCAAGCTCTACTG CGGGCATTGCTATTACCAAATGGTGGTGACTCCGGTCATCGAGCAAATCCTGCCTGACTCGCCAGGGTCCCGCCTCCCACATACAGTTACCTTGGTGTCCATCCCAGCATCGGCGGATGGCAAGCGAGGGCTTTCTGTGTCCATCGACCCAGCCTTTGGCCAGCAGGGCTGTGGCTCTGAGCACTCCCACACCGTTCGAGTTCGTGG AGTGGACCCTGATTGCATCAGTCCAGATGTGAAGAACTCCATCCACATTGGAGACAGAATCCTAGAAATCAACGGTACTCCCATACGGAACGTCCCCTTAGATGAG ATTGACCTGTTGATCCAAGAGACCAGCCGCCTGCTCCAGTTGACCATTGAACATGACCCTCATGATGTCCTGGCCCATGGCACAGCTCCAGAGGCCAGCCCTCTGGCAGATCTTCGAAGCCCACTGTGCTCCCCAGCCCGAACCCCCAACACAGAAGCAGGGGGACCTGTCCGGCAGAGGCCTGTCCT GAGAAGCTGCAGCATTGACAAATCACCCTGTGGCAGCTCACTGGGCTCCCCTGCCTCCCAACGCAAGGACCTGGGCCGTTCCGAGTCCCTCCGCGTTGTCTCTCGGACCCACCGCATCTTCCGGCCCTCTGACCTCATTCATGGTGAAGTGCTGGGAAAGGGCTGCTTTGGACAGGCCATCAAG GTGACTCACCGGGAGACTGGCGAGGTGATGGTGATGAAGGAGCTCATCCGATTTGATGAGGAGACGCAGAGGACGTTTCTCAAAGAG GTAAAGGTGATGCGGTGCCTAGAGCATCCCAATGTGCTCAAGTTCATCGGGGTGCTCTACAAGGACAAGAGGCTGAACTTCATTACTGAGTATATCAAGGGTGGCACTCTCCGGGGAATCATCAAGAGCATG AACAAAAATGTTGTCGTGGCTGACTTTGGACTAGCCCGGCTCATGGTGGATGAGAAGAACCAGCCTGACCAACTGAAGAGCCTGAAGAAGCCAGACAGGAAAAAACGGTACACAGTGGTGGGGAATCCCTACTGGATGGCTCCGGAGATGATCAATG GGCACAGCTATGACGAGAAGGTAGACGTCTTTTCCTTTGGCATCGTCCTCTGTGAG ATCATTGGCCGGGTGAACGCCGACCCTGACTACCTTCCCCGAACAATGGACTTTGGCCTCAATGTACGAGGTTTCCTAGATCGATATTGTCCCCCCAACTGCCCACCCAGCTTCTTCCCCATCACCGTCCGCTGCTGTGACCTAGACCCTGAGAAGAG GCCATCTTTTGTGAAGCTGGAACAATGGCTCGAGACCCTCCGCATGCACCTGGACATCCATCTCCCCCTGGGGCCACAGCTGGAACAGCTGGATAAGGGGTTCTGGGAGACCCACAGGCGGGGCGAGAGCGGGCTGCCCATGCACCCAGAGGTCCCTGACTGA
- the LIMK1 gene encoding LIM domain kinase 1 isoform X1: MRLMLLCCTWREERMGEEEGSDLPVCSSCGQSIYDGQYLQALNADWHSDCFRCCECGTSLSHQYYEKDGQLYCKKDYWSRYGESCHGCSEQITKGLVMVAGDQKYHPECFICLTCGAFIGDGDTYALVERSKLYCGHCYYQMVVTPVIEQILPDSPGSRLPHTVTLVSIPASADGKRGLSVSIDPAFGQQGCGSEHSHTVRVRGVDPDCISPDVKNSIHIGDRILEINGTPIRNVPLDEIDLLIQETSRLLQLTIEHDPHDVLAHGTAPEASPLADLRSPLCSPARTPNTEAGGPVRQRPVLRSCSIDKSPCGSSLGSPASQRKDLGRSESLRVVSRTHRIFRPSDLIHGEVLGKGCFGQAIKVTHRETGEVMVMKELIRFDEETQRTFLKEVKVMRCLEHPNVLKFIGVLYKDKRLNFITEYIKGGTLRGIIKSMDSQYPWSQRVSFAKDIASGMAYLHSMNIIHRDLNSHNCLVRENKNVVVADFGLARLMVDEKNQPDQLKSLKKPDRKKRYTVVGNPYWMAPEMINGHSYDEKVDVFSFGIVLCEIIGRVNADPDYLPRTMDFGLNVRGFLDRYCPPNCPPSFFPITVRCCDLDPEKRPSFVKLEQWLETLRMHLDIHLPLGPQLEQLDKGFWETHRRGESGLPMHPEVPD, translated from the exons ATGAGGTTGATGCTCCTGTGCTGCACCTGGAGGGAAGAACGtatgggagaggaggaag GAAGTGATCTGCCCGTGTGTTCAAGCTGTGGCCAGAGCATCTATGATGGGCAGTACCTCCAGGCCCTGAATGCTGACTGGCATTCTGACTGCTTCAG GTGCTGTGAGTGTGGCACCTCTCTCTCCCACCAGTACTATGAAAAGGATGGGCAGCTGTACTGTAAGAAGGACTATTGGTCCCGCTATGGCGAGTCATGCCATGGCTGCTCCGAGCAGATCACCAAAGGGCTGGTCATG GTGGCAGGGGACCAGAAATACCATCCTGAATGTTTCATCTGTCTCACATGTGGGGCCTTCATCGGAGATGGGGATACTTATGCTCTGGTGGAACGATCCAAGCTCTACTG CGGGCATTGCTATTACCAAATGGTGGTGACTCCGGTCATCGAGCAAATCCTGCCTGACTCGCCAGGGTCCCGCCTCCCACATACAGTTACCTTGGTGTCCATCCCAGCATCGGCGGATGGCAAGCGAGGGCTTTCTGTGTCCATCGACCCAGCCTTTGGCCAGCAGGGCTGTGGCTCTGAGCACTCCCACACCGTTCGAGTTCGTGG AGTGGACCCTGATTGCATCAGTCCAGATGTGAAGAACTCCATCCACATTGGAGACAGAATCCTAGAAATCAACGGTACTCCCATACGGAACGTCCCCTTAGATGAG ATTGACCTGTTGATCCAAGAGACCAGCCGCCTGCTCCAGTTGACCATTGAACATGACCCTCATGATGTCCTGGCCCATGGCACAGCTCCAGAGGCCAGCCCTCTGGCAGATCTTCGAAGCCCACTGTGCTCCCCAGCCCGAACCCCCAACACAGAAGCAGGGGGACCTGTCCGGCAGAGGCCTGTCCT GAGAAGCTGCAGCATTGACAAATCACCCTGTGGCAGCTCACTGGGCTCCCCTGCCTCCCAACGCAAGGACCTGGGCCGTTCCGAGTCCCTCCGCGTTGTCTCTCGGACCCACCGCATCTTCCGGCCCTCTGACCTCATTCATGGTGAAGTGCTGGGAAAGGGCTGCTTTGGACAGGCCATCAAG GTGACTCACCGGGAGACTGGCGAGGTGATGGTGATGAAGGAGCTCATCCGATTTGATGAGGAGACGCAGAGGACGTTTCTCAAAGAG GTAAAGGTGATGCGGTGCCTAGAGCATCCCAATGTGCTCAAGTTCATCGGGGTGCTCTACAAGGACAAGAGGCTGAACTTCATTACTGAGTATATCAAGGGTGGCACTCTCCGGGGAATCATCAAGAGCATG GATAGCCAGTACCCGTGGAGCCAGCGGGTTAGCTTTGCTAAGGACATCGCCTCTGGAATG GCATATCTGCATTCCATGAACATCATCCACAGAGACCTAAATTCCCACAACTGCCTGGTGCGAGAG AACAAAAATGTTGTCGTGGCTGACTTTGGACTAGCCCGGCTCATGGTGGATGAGAAGAACCAGCCTGACCAACTGAAGAGCCTGAAGAAGCCAGACAGGAAAAAACGGTACACAGTGGTGGGGAATCCCTACTGGATGGCTCCGGAGATGATCAATG GGCACAGCTATGACGAGAAGGTAGACGTCTTTTCCTTTGGCATCGTCCTCTGTGAG ATCATTGGCCGGGTGAACGCCGACCCTGACTACCTTCCCCGAACAATGGACTTTGGCCTCAATGTACGAGGTTTCCTAGATCGATATTGTCCCCCCAACTGCCCACCCAGCTTCTTCCCCATCACCGTCCGCTGCTGTGACCTAGACCCTGAGAAGAG GCCATCTTTTGTGAAGCTGGAACAATGGCTCGAGACCCTCCGCATGCACCTGGACATCCATCTCCCCCTGGGGCCACAGCTGGAACAGCTGGATAAGGGGTTCTGGGAGACCCACAGGCGGGGCGAGAGCGGGCTGCCCATGCACCCAGAGGTCCCTGACTGA
- the LIMK1 gene encoding LIM domain kinase 1 isoform X2, with product MLASTLKRRYFLARAKCCECGTSLSHQYYEKDGQLYCKKDYWSRYGESCHGCSEQITKGLVMVAGDQKYHPECFICLTCGAFIGDGDTYALVERSKLYCGHCYYQMVVTPVIEQILPDSPGSRLPHTVTLVSIPASADGKRGLSVSIDPAFGQQGCGSEHSHTVRVRGVDPDCISPDVKNSIHIGDRILEINGTPIRNVPLDEIDLLIQETSRLLQLTIEHDPHDVLAHGTAPEASPLADLRSPLCSPARTPNTEAGGPVRQRPVLRSCSIDKSPCGSSLGSPASQRKDLGRSESLRVVSRTHRIFRPSDLIHGEVLGKGCFGQAIKVTHRETGEVMVMKELIRFDEETQRTFLKEVKVMRCLEHPNVLKFIGVLYKDKRLNFITEYIKGGTLRGIIKSMDSQYPWSQRVSFAKDIASGMAYLHSMNIIHRDLNSHNCLVRENKNVVVADFGLARLMVDEKNQPDQLKSLKKPDRKKRYTVVGNPYWMAPEMINGHSYDEKVDVFSFGIVLCEIIGRVNADPDYLPRTMDFGLNVRGFLDRYCPPNCPPSFFPITVRCCDLDPEKRPSFVKLEQWLETLRMHLDIHLPLGPQLEQLDKGFWETHRRGESGLPMHPEVPD from the exons ATGCTGGCCTCAACCCTCAAGAGACGTTACTTCCTCGCCAGGGCCAA GTGCTGTGAGTGTGGCACCTCTCTCTCCCACCAGTACTATGAAAAGGATGGGCAGCTGTACTGTAAGAAGGACTATTGGTCCCGCTATGGCGAGTCATGCCATGGCTGCTCCGAGCAGATCACCAAAGGGCTGGTCATG GTGGCAGGGGACCAGAAATACCATCCTGAATGTTTCATCTGTCTCACATGTGGGGCCTTCATCGGAGATGGGGATACTTATGCTCTGGTGGAACGATCCAAGCTCTACTG CGGGCATTGCTATTACCAAATGGTGGTGACTCCGGTCATCGAGCAAATCCTGCCTGACTCGCCAGGGTCCCGCCTCCCACATACAGTTACCTTGGTGTCCATCCCAGCATCGGCGGATGGCAAGCGAGGGCTTTCTGTGTCCATCGACCCAGCCTTTGGCCAGCAGGGCTGTGGCTCTGAGCACTCCCACACCGTTCGAGTTCGTGG AGTGGACCCTGATTGCATCAGTCCAGATGTGAAGAACTCCATCCACATTGGAGACAGAATCCTAGAAATCAACGGTACTCCCATACGGAACGTCCCCTTAGATGAG ATTGACCTGTTGATCCAAGAGACCAGCCGCCTGCTCCAGTTGACCATTGAACATGACCCTCATGATGTCCTGGCCCATGGCACAGCTCCAGAGGCCAGCCCTCTGGCAGATCTTCGAAGCCCACTGTGCTCCCCAGCCCGAACCCCCAACACAGAAGCAGGGGGACCTGTCCGGCAGAGGCCTGTCCT GAGAAGCTGCAGCATTGACAAATCACCCTGTGGCAGCTCACTGGGCTCCCCTGCCTCCCAACGCAAGGACCTGGGCCGTTCCGAGTCCCTCCGCGTTGTCTCTCGGACCCACCGCATCTTCCGGCCCTCTGACCTCATTCATGGTGAAGTGCTGGGAAAGGGCTGCTTTGGACAGGCCATCAAG GTGACTCACCGGGAGACTGGCGAGGTGATGGTGATGAAGGAGCTCATCCGATTTGATGAGGAGACGCAGAGGACGTTTCTCAAAGAG GTAAAGGTGATGCGGTGCCTAGAGCATCCCAATGTGCTCAAGTTCATCGGGGTGCTCTACAAGGACAAGAGGCTGAACTTCATTACTGAGTATATCAAGGGTGGCACTCTCCGGGGAATCATCAAGAGCATG GATAGCCAGTACCCGTGGAGCCAGCGGGTTAGCTTTGCTAAGGACATCGCCTCTGGAATG GCATATCTGCATTCCATGAACATCATCCACAGAGACCTAAATTCCCACAACTGCCTGGTGCGAGAG AACAAAAATGTTGTCGTGGCTGACTTTGGACTAGCCCGGCTCATGGTGGATGAGAAGAACCAGCCTGACCAACTGAAGAGCCTGAAGAAGCCAGACAGGAAAAAACGGTACACAGTGGTGGGGAATCCCTACTGGATGGCTCCGGAGATGATCAATG GGCACAGCTATGACGAGAAGGTAGACGTCTTTTCCTTTGGCATCGTCCTCTGTGAG ATCATTGGCCGGGTGAACGCCGACCCTGACTACCTTCCCCGAACAATGGACTTTGGCCTCAATGTACGAGGTTTCCTAGATCGATATTGTCCCCCCAACTGCCCACCCAGCTTCTTCCCCATCACCGTCCGCTGCTGTGACCTAGACCCTGAGAAGAG GCCATCTTTTGTGAAGCTGGAACAATGGCTCGAGACCCTCCGCATGCACCTGGACATCCATCTCCCCCTGGGGCCACAGCTGGAACAGCTGGATAAGGGGTTCTGGGAGACCCACAGGCGGGGCGAGAGCGGGCTGCCCATGCACCCAGAGGTCCCTGACTGA